A stretch of the Xiphophorus couchianus chromosome 15, X_couchianus-1.0, whole genome shotgun sequence genome encodes the following:
- the LOC114158164 gene encoding complement C1q-like protein 2, whose translation MKSSLFLVAVLVCGLVGAQQGGLPERVQKLEADNDVLTKSRVAFSAALVDTNDWTAKGPLEADETLKFERVITNIGNGYDPATGLFTAPVKGLYYIQVTGIAGPNGELHAGVKKNGLNMFAIYHKARTQAGASNAMVLVLEQGDRVYVQLWARKTIADQGRLSTFTGFLVFPM comes from the exons ATGAAGTCCAGTTTGTTCCTGGTGGCGGTTCTGGTGTGCGGCCTGGTCGGCGCTCAGCAGGGCGGTCTGCCTGAGCGGGTCCAGAAGCTGGAGGCGGACAACGACGTCCTGA CCAAATCCAGGGTGGCGTTCTCCGCCGCACTCGTCGACACCAACGACTGGACCGCGAAGGGCCCGCTGGAGGCTGATGAAACTCTGAAGTTCGAGAGAGTGATCACCAACATCGGCAACGGATACGACCCGGCAACAG GTCTCTTCACCGCCCCGGTTAAAGGACTCTACTACATCCAGGTCACTGGAATCGCCGGTCCGAACGGTGAGCTGCACGCCGGGGTGAAGAAGAACGGATTAAACATGTTCGCCATCTACCATAAAGCAAGAACCCAGGCCGGCGCCTCCAACGCCATGGTGCTGGTTCTGGAGCAGGGAGACCGGGTCTACGTCCAGCTGTGGGCCAGGAAGACCATCGCTGACCAGGGCCGCCTCAGCACCTTCACCGGGTTCCTCGTCTTCCCCATGTAG
- the LOC114158160 gene encoding uncharacterized protein LOC114158160 isoform X1 gives MAAEDGERGGPRRKPRLLLGRTRTRSTGEETKPELAGNGEETSAGSDKQTTCRGRQSAAGKRRRRWWSGLSSAVSCIRRQEDGEASPPQRALQRQEEGEASPPEGALQRQEDGEASPPEGALQRQEDGEASPPEGALQRQEDGEASPPEGALQRQEDGEASPPEGALQRQEDGEASPPEGALQREEEMRKMRNVLRRFVPLRKKSSPWFRTKLQKFFIRAGRRRSVPPGHEEDTVLGPDLCASGLAEIPEGPPQVQMFCYQAEHLHEEPEPTAEMADPEDGPVPVQMAQINQVLVRDVSSEEDEVLFDSELVVDLHDQPAFQFPPEDKMVQMSVPPQPSTNGPSIRIQLCPPDDSAQEEEEEEEGWVGVASAESHLLHLICSDPTERQLQQAARSLVRTAMSAAVDQLTREQRGSGGSAHLEPPGAR, from the coding sequence atggccgccgaGGACGGAGAGCGAGGAGGACCGAGGAGGAAGCCGAGGCTCCTGCTGGGAAGAACCAGAACGAGGAGCACCGGAGAGGAAACCAAACCAGAACTGGCCGGAAACGGGGAGGAAACATCGGCTGGGAGCGACAAACAGACaacctgcagggggcgccagAGCGCTGCAGGGAAAAGGAGACGCAGGTGGTGGAGCGGCTTGTCCTCAGCAGTCAGCTGCATCAGGAGACAGGAGGACGGTGAGGCGAGTCCACCACAGAGGGCGCTGCAGAGACAGGAGGAAGGTGAGGCGAGTCCACCAGAGGGGGCGCTGCAGAGACAGGAGGACGGTGAGGCCAGTCCACCAGAGGGGGCGCTGCAGAGACAGGAGGACGGTGAGGCCAGTCCACCAGAGGGGGCGCTGCAGAGACAGGAGGACGGTGAGGCCAGTCCACCAGAGGGGGCGCTGCAGAGACAGGAGGACGGTGAGGCCAGTCCACCAGAGGGGGCGCTGCAGAGACAGGAGGACGGTGAGGCCAGTCCACCAGAGGGGGCGctgcagagagaggaagagatgaggaagatgaggaacGTTTTGAGGAGATTCGTTCCACTGAGGAAGAAATCTTCTCCGTGGTTCCGCACTAAACTGCAGAAGTTCTTCATCAGAGCGGGAAGGAGACGGTCCGTCCCGCCGGGACACGAGGAGGACACGGTGTTGGGACCTGACCTGTGTGCTTCCGGACTCGCCGAGATACCTGAAGGTCCTCCACAGGTCCAGATGTTCTGCTACCAGGCGGAGCATTTACATGAAGAACCGGAACCTACAGCAGAAATGGCAGACCCTGAAGATGGACCGGTGCCGGTCCAAATGGCTCAAATAAACCAGGTTCTGGTGCGGGACGTGTCCTCAGAAGAGGACGAGGTTCTGTTTGACTCAGAACTTGTTGTGGACCTCCATGACCAGCCCGCGTTCCAGTTCCCCCCAGAGGACAAGATGGTCCAGATGTCTGTCCCGCCCCAACCGTCCACCAACGGACCGTCCATCCGGATCCAGCTCTGTCCGCCGGATGACTCCGcccaggaggaagaggaggaggaggaaggctgGGTGGGCGTGGCCTCCGCAGAGAGCCACCTCCTCCACCTGATCTGCTCCGACCCGACTGAGCGGCAGCTGCAGCAGGCGGCCCGGTCGCTGGTCAGAACCGCCATGAGCGCCGCCGTGGATCAGCTGACCCGAGAGCAGCGGGGCAGCGGAGGCTCCGCCCACCTGGAGCCCCCGGGCGCCAGGTGA
- the zbtb1 gene encoding zinc finger and BTB domain-containing protein 1 — MARPSHSDHVLQQLNNQREWGFLCDCLIAIGDIYFRAHKAVLAACSSYFRMMFIRDQQGAGHLDLSNMQISAECFDLILQLMYLGRIVVGSYEFEELKASMSYLQMYYIPDSLEDLRDIRSSNLTPSSSASSSSSSSSSSSTGVSGGKMMFGVRMYEQQRSTAPEAELLPKAATSSSSAGRPAVPAAASRVAPAVAVAAEEVASTALIVAPPTADSSAEQPCDLRKRPGGRSSALKDRPRFGRTYTCDDCGFVFSCEKLLIEHILTCTNRKAYHPPRGNAEGDNSSGKGESSASESAEEQRVVCKGEDDWADGRADSELPVRSLAAGSDSEPGSTRSIKTEPEEGLFPEIEMVQVGEHAARDSLRERMGLTRESEPGVSGLESCGQSAESHLPSSSDSGIPAKLRKVKDEKQEADCAPCELCGALLTEEDKSSHYLSNHMGHICACGRCGQVLIKGRQLQEHAERCGESHGAESDSHGEDELSLLGEPQGMDEGLLDAADLACPHCGLLFQNESLALEHALTCHEQDLFRPVALEEGGEPDHRRKHFCSICGKGFYQRCHLREHYTVHTKEKQFTCQTCGKQFLRERQLRLHTDMHKGMARYVCPVCDQGTFLKHDHVRHMISHLSAGETICQVCFQIFPGGEQLEKHMDVHLYICGVCGEKFRLRKDMRSHYNSKHTKRL; from the coding sequence ATGGCGAGGCCGAGCCACAGCGATCACGTCCTCCAGCAGCTCAACAACCAGCGAGAGTGGGGCTTCCTGTGCGACTGCCTCATCGCCATCGGCGACATCTATTTCAGGGCCCACAAGGCCGTGCTGGCGGCCTGCAGCTCCTACTTCCGGATGATGTTCATCCgcgaccagcagggggcgggcCACCTGGACCTCAGCAACATGCAGATCAGCGCCGAGTGCTTCGACCTCATCCTGCAGCTCATGTACCTCGGCCGCATCGTGGTGGGCAGCTACGAGTTCGAGGAGCTGAAGGCGTCCATGTCCTACCTGCAGATGTACTACATCCCCGACTCGCTGGAGGACCTCCGAGACATCCGCAGCTCCAACCTCACCCCATCTTCCtccgcctcttcctcctcctcctcttcctccagctcctccaccgGCGTCTCTGGAGGGAAGATGATGTTTGGAGTGCGGATGTACGAGCAGCAGAGGTCCACGGCGCCAGAGGCGGAGCTTCTACCGAAGGCGgcgaccagcagcagcagcgcaggGCGCCCAGCTGTTCCCGCAGCTGCCAGCAGGGTGGCGCCGGCAGTAGCGGTGGCAGCGGAAGAGGTGGCTAGCACAGCTTTGATCGTGGCTCCACCCACAGCGGATAGCAGCGCAGAGCAGCCATGTGACCTGAGAAAGCGACCCGGCGGCAGAAGTTCTGCTCTCAAAGACCGGCCCAGATTCGGCCGCACCTACACCTGCGACGACTGCGGCTTCGTCTTCAGCTGCGAGAAGCTGCTGATCGAGCACATCCTGACCTGCACCAACAGGAAGGCCTACCACCCGCCCAGAGGGAACGCCGAGGGCGACAACAGCTCCGGCAAGGGGGAGAGCTCCGCCTCCGAGAGTGCCGAGGAGCAGAGAGTCGTCTGTAAGGGCGAGGACGACTGGGCCGACGGTCGGGCCGACTCGGAGCTGCCCGTCAGGTCGCTGGCGGCCGGCAGCGACAGCGAGCCCGGCTCCACCCGCAGCATCAAAACGGAACCGGAGGAAGGCCTGTTCCCTGAGATCGAGATGGTCCAGGTGGGCGAGCACGCAGCCAGAGACTCGCTGAGGGAGAGGATGGGTTTGACCCGCGAGTCGGAGCCGGGAGTGTCGGGTCTGGAGAGCTGCGGCCAGTCGGCCGAAAGCCACCTGCCGAGCAGCAGCGACTCCGGGATCCCTGCTAAACTCCGGAAGGTCAAGGATGAGAAGCAGGAAGCCGACTGCGCTCCCTGCGAACTTTGTGGCGCTCTTCTGACTGAGGAGGACAAATCCTCCCACTACCTGTCCAACCACATGGGTCACATATGCGCCTGTGGGCGGTGCGGCCAGGTTCTGATCAAAGGCCGGCAGCTGCAGGAACACGCAGAGCGCTGCGGCGAGTCCCACGGCGCCGAGTCGGACTCCCACGGGGAGGATGAGTTGTCGCTGCTGGGGGAGCCTCAGGGGATGGACGAGGGTCTGCTGGACGCCGCCGACCTGGCCTGCCCTCACTGCGGCCTGCTGTTCCAGAACGAGAGCCTGGCGCTGGAGCACGCCTTGACCTGTCATGAACAGGACTTGTTTCGGCCCGTGGCGCTGGAGGAGGGCGGGGAGCCCGACCACCGCCGCAAACACTTCTGCAGCATCTGCGGCAAAGGCTTCTACCAGCGCTGCCACCTGCGGGAGCATTACACCGTCCACACCAAGGAGAAGCAGTTCACCTGCCAGACCTGCGGCAAGCAGTTCCTGCGGGAGCGCCAGCTGCGGCTGCACACCGACATGCACAAGGGCATGGCACGCTACGTGTGTCCCGTCTGCGACCAGGGAACCTTCCTGAAGCACGACCACGTCCGGCACATGATCTCCCACCTGTCGGCCGGAGAAACCATCTGCCAGGTGTGCTTCCAGATCTTCCCAGGCGGCGAGCAGCTGGAGAAGCACATGGACGTCCACCTGTACATCTGTGGCGTCTGCGGGGAGAAGTTCCGACTCCGCAAGGACATGAGGAGCCACTACAACTCCAAGCACACCAAAAGACTGTAA
- the LOC114158163 gene encoding C-1-tetrahydrofolate synthase, cytoplasmic-like, translating to MLSLASRSLRLRVAGCRSLATVISGNNTSKLVRERLKNDVEKMRNRFSGFRPGLVVLQVGDRDDSNLYIRTKLKAAAEIGIEAKHIRLPSSATQEEVLQSIMAVNQNPAVHGLIVQLPLDSAHKMDTELITNAVSPDKDVDGLSCINAGKLSRGDLSDCFIPCTPNGCMELIRQTGVSVAGKHAVVIGRSKIVGAPMHDLLLWRHATVTTCHSRTQDLPEQVGRADILVVGAGRAEMVRGEWLKVGAVVIDCGINHLPDESKASGKRVVGDVHYASANQRAGFITPVPGGVGPMTVAMLMENTVQSAQRFLLRSPSLR from the exons ATGTTGTCTCTGGCTTCCCGGTCGCTTCGCCTTCGCGTTGCTGGTTGCCGTTCCTTAGCAACGGTCATTTCCGGCAACAACACGTCCAA GTTGGTGAGGGAGCGGCTGAAGAACGACGTGGAGAAGATGAGGAACCGGTTCTCTGGGTTCAGACCCGGACTGGTGGTTCTGCAG GTGGGAGACAGAGACGACTCGAACCTCTACATCAGAACCAAACTGAAAGCTGCAGCCGAG ATCGGAATCGAAGCCAAACACATCCGGCTGCCGAGCTCAGCCACTCAggaagag GTTCTGCAGAGCATCATGGCGGTCAACCAGAACCCGGCGGTCCACGGCCTGATCGTCCAGCTGCCTCTAGACTCCGCCCACAAGATGGACACCGAGCTCATCACCAACGCCGTTTCCCCCGACAAGGACGTGGACGG GCTGAGCTGCATCAACGCAGGAAAGTTGTCTCGAGGCGATCTGAGCGACTGCTTCATCCCCTGCACCCCCAACGGCTGCATGGAGCTCATCCGGCAGACAG GCGTGTCGGTGGCAGGTAAACACGCCGTCGTCATTGGTCGCAGTAAGATCGTCGGCGCTCCGATGCACGACCTGCTGCTGTGGCGTCACGCCACCGTGACCACCTGCCACTCCAGGACCCAAGACCTGCCTGAGCAG GTGGGCCGGGCCGACATCCTGGTGGTGGGGGCGGGCCGAGCCGAGATGGTGAGGGGGGAGTGGCTGAAGGTCGGCGCCGTGGTGATCGACTGCGGGATCAATCACCTTCCAG ATGAGAGCAAAGCCAGCGGTAAACGGGTGGTTGGTGACGTTCACTACgcctcagccaatcagagagcaggaTTCATAACACCAGTTCCTGGAGGGGTGGGGCCGATGACAGTGGCCATGCTGATGGAg AACACGGTCCAAAGCGCTCAGCGGTTCCTCCTCAGGTCTCCGTCGCTCAGGTGA
- the zbtb25 gene encoding zinc finger and BTB domain-containing protein 25, with amino-acid sequence MEVSSHSLFLLQQLNVQREFGFLCDCTVAIGNVYFKAHRAVLAAFSNYFKMIFIHQSSECIKIQPTDIQPDVFSYLLHIMYTGMCPKQPVDQSRLQDGIKFLHAYQLCRKPGDAAADAAADGVRMSNLYGIQISSQLASKDTPGVHKAAAASRAAPEPRSQLSLAVGLDAVPQDHQQAALRNICSVTSADDSDVSSRIKQERVEEEDGEAEDGGPQGGSPLFKGRPLLLQCPRCGERCSSPEDLREHLFSHALDPARLMDGLPPLPGADEPLPGAAEPLDAGCLEEALRQSQVLANQLAAELRRSRGDGDGGTSPAPTVLHSRKRKIACAVCSLRFSHKSQLQEHMYSHTGKPGRFHRYNRLCSQLFQGSAHFCDAAAVGGEPGDGGGASAALCEDANRDTQDNGSSCYSLDSEVSQESVDGVPVE; translated from the exons ATGGAGGTGTCGTCCCACAGcctcttcctgctgcagcagctcaaCGTGCAGAGAGAGTTCGGCTTCCTGTGCGATTGCACCGTTGCCATCGGTAACGTCTACTTCAAGGCCCACCGGGCCGTTCTGGCCGCCTTCTCCAACTACTTCAAGATGATCTTCATCCACCAGTCCAG TGAATGTATAAAGATCCAGCCCACCGACATCCAGCCGGACGTCTTCAGCTACCTGCTGCACATCATGTACACCGGGATGTGTCCCAAGCAGCCGGTGGACCAGAGCCGGCTGCAGGACGGCATCAAGTTCCTGCACGCCTACCAGCTGTGCCGCAAGCCGGGCGACGCCGCCGCCGATGCCGCCGCCGACGGCGTCCGCATGTCCAACCTGTACGGCATCCAGATCTCCTCCCAGCTGGCCAGCAAAGACACGCCGGGCGTCCACAAGGCCGCCGCGGCGTCCCGGGCGGCCCCCGAGCCGCGGTCCCAGCTGTCCCTTGCCGTGGGACTGGACGCCGTCCCACAGGACCACCAGCAGGCGGCGCTGCGCAACATCTGCTCCGTGACGTCGGCGGACGACTCGGACGTCTCCAGCCGCATCAAGCAGGAgcgggtggaggaggaggacggcGAGGCGGAGGATGGAGGCCCGCAGGGCGGCAGCCCGCTGTTCAAAgggcgccccctgctgctgcAGTGCCCGCGCTGCGGGGAGCGCTGCTCCTCGCCGGAGGACCTGCGGGAGCACCTGTTCAGCCACGCCCTGGACCCCGCACGCCTCATGGACGGGCTCCCGCCGCTGCCGGGCGCCGACGAGCCGCTGCCGGGCGCCGCCGAGCCGCTGGACGCCGGCTGCCTGGAGGAGGCTCTGCGGCAGAGTCAGGTGCTTGCCAACCAGCTGGCGGCGGAGCTGAGGCGGAGCCGCGGCGACGGCGACGGCGGCACAAGCCCCGCCCCCACCGTGCTCCATTCCCGCAAGCGGAAGATCGCCTGCGCCGTCTGCAGCCTGCGCTTCTCCCACAAGAGCCAGCTGCAGGAACACATGTACAGCCACACCGGCAAGCCGGGCCGCTTCCACCGCTACAACCGCCTCTGCAGCCAGCTCTTCCAGGGCTCCGCCCACTTCTGCGACGCCGCCGCCGTCGGCGGCGAGCCGGGCGATGGGGGCGGGGCCTCGGCCGCGCTCTGCGAGGACGCCAACCGGGACACGCAGGACAACGGCAGCTCCTGCTACTCACTGGACTCCGAGGTGTCCCAGGAGAGCGTGGACGGCGTTCCCGTCGagtga
- the LOC114158160 gene encoding uncharacterized protein LOC114158160 isoform X2: MAAEDGERGGPRRKPRLLLGRTRTRSTGEETKPELAGNGEETSAGSDKQTTCRGRQSAAGKRRRRWWSGLSSAVSCIRRQEDGEASPPEGALQRQEDGEASPPEGALQRQEDGEASPPEGALQRQEDGEASPPEGALQRQEDGEASPPEGALQRQEDGEASPPEGALQREEEMRKMRNVLRRFVPLRKKSSPWFRTKLQKFFIRAGRRRSVPPGHEEDTVLGPDLCASGLAEIPEGPPQVQMFCYQAEHLHEEPEPTAEMADPEDGPVPVQMAQINQVLVRDVSSEEDEVLFDSELVVDLHDQPAFQFPPEDKMVQMSVPPQPSTNGPSIRIQLCPPDDSAQEEEEEEEGWVGVASAESHLLHLICSDPTERQLQQAARSLVRTAMSAAVDQLTREQRGSGGSAHLEPPGAR, from the exons atggccgccgaGGACGGAGAGCGAGGAGGACCGAGGAGGAAGCCGAGGCTCCTGCTGGGAAGAACCAGAACGAGGAGCACCGGAGAGGAAACCAAACCAGAACTGGCCGGAAACGGGGAGGAAACATCGGCTGGGAGCGACAAACAGACaacctgcagggggcgccagAGCGCTGCAGGGAAAAGGAGACGCAGGTGGTGGAGCGGCTTGTCCTCAGCAGTCAGCTGCATCAGGAGACAGGAGGACG GTGAGGCGAGTCCACCAGAGGGGGCGCTGCAGAGACAGGAGGACGGTGAGGCCAGTCCACCAGAGGGGGCGCTGCAGAGACAGGAGGACGGTGAGGCCAGTCCACCAGAGGGGGCGCTGCAGAGACAGGAGGACGGTGAGGCCAGTCCACCAGAGGGGGCGCTGCAGAGACAGGAGGACGGTGAGGCCAGTCCACCAGAGGGGGCGCTGCAGAGACAGGAGGACGGTGAGGCCAGTCCACCAGAGGGGGCGctgcagagagaggaagagatgaggaagatgaggaacGTTTTGAGGAGATTCGTTCCACTGAGGAAGAAATCTTCTCCGTGGTTCCGCACTAAACTGCAGAAGTTCTTCATCAGAGCGGGAAGGAGACGGTCCGTCCCGCCGGGACACGAGGAGGACACGGTGTTGGGACCTGACCTGTGTGCTTCCGGACTCGCCGAGATACCTGAAGGTCCTCCACAGGTCCAGATGTTCTGCTACCAGGCGGAGCATTTACATGAAGAACCGGAACCTACAGCAGAAATGGCAGACCCTGAAGATGGACCGGTGCCGGTCCAAATGGCTCAAATAAACCAGGTTCTGGTGCGGGACGTGTCCTCAGAAGAGGACGAGGTTCTGTTTGACTCAGAACTTGTTGTGGACCTCCATGACCAGCCCGCGTTCCAGTTCCCCCCAGAGGACAAGATGGTCCAGATGTCTGTCCCGCCCCAACCGTCCACCAACGGACCGTCCATCCGGATCCAGCTCTGTCCGCCGGATGACTCCGcccaggaggaagaggaggaggaggaaggctgGGTGGGCGTGGCCTCCGCAGAGAGCCACCTCCTCCACCTGATCTGCTCCGACCCGACTGAGCGGCAGCTGCAGCAGGCGGCCCGGTCGCTGGTCAGAACCGCCATGAGCGCCGCCGTGGATCAGCTGACCCGAGAGCAGCGGGGCAGCGGAGGCTCCGCCCACCTGGAGCCCCCGGGCGCCAGGTGA